A segment of the Bdellovibrio bacteriovorus genome:
CTGCTAATGAGTGGCGGCCAGCGCACAGCCACCGCCACCACCCAACAAGAAACCATCCTGCTGGAAATCCAGCAAAACAATTTCTATCAAGTTCTGTCTCAAAATTTATTCTTAGCAAAAGAAATCGAAACCCTGGCCGCACAAAGACTCGAAGCCGACCGCCAACGCTAATTACTTGCCGGGTTTAATTTCTACGACTTCGGAAACAAGTGTTCCGATTTTGATTTTGGATTCAATTCTCAGGATAAATTTACGATCATCGTCAGACAACCAGATGAAGTTGTCGCCGATCGGATTTAATTTGCCCTTCAAAGTGATTTTGGGCTGAACCACGATGGCTTTAATCGGACCCAGCTTGGTATTCAGAACTTCACGGCGCAGGGCTTTGCCAGAGAAGACCAGGTTCTCATTGTCATTCCCGACGCGGAAAGAATACTCTTTGCCCGTTTCCCATTTGAAATTTCGCATATAGTAAATCGCGCTGTACACGTTTTGCGTGTAAGGCAGGATTTCCCAGTTCTGTTTTTTCTCTTCTTCCCCGTGATCCTTGGTCACCTTCTTTTCCCAGAAGGTCGCCGTGTTTTTCTCGACGTCAAAGAGCATCTTGGCTTCACGCAATTGACCGGATTCCTTCACGTGCAACTGGAACACACGAGGCACAAGGTCCTCGTAATCCACGAATGTCTCAACGCGGTCTTCAACACTATAGAAGGAACTGAACAAGGAACTGGTACGAATCTCCACCGCAAACGTGTAAGACTTGCGGTTATTGACCATGGCAAAAGGCTCCACCTTCATGCGAAGCTCCCCGGCAGAGACCTTGAAATAATGCACATCGTGCACCACTTCCTCACCCACCCGGAATGGATCATTCACCGGACGACGGCCGTTGAATCCTTCGGAATCTTCGATATCAGGCTGGCGGGCCGCAGGCTCGGACGCAGCCGTTTCTGTTTTAGCCGACTTGGTGGTTTTTGCAGCCGGCTTGCCTGCGGGTGCGGCGGCTGTCTTTGCGGAAGCTTTTACATCCGTTTTTTCAGCGGCCTTCCCTGTTGGTTTTGCAGAAGTTTTGCCGGGGGCTTTGGCAGAAGTTTTGGCGGCTGACTTATCCGCCGTCCCTGGAGTTTCGGATTTCGCCGCGGCCGGTTCTGCCGCAGTCGATTCCGCAGCGCCCTCTGGTGGGGCTTCCGTCTGCGGTTTTACAATCGTGACGGCTCCTTCGAACTCCTCGTTTTTTTTCAGTTGATCGGCCTTTTCGTACTTCAAAAATGAAGTCGAACAAGAAACCAAAAACAATGAAACGAGAGCACCAAGAAGCAGCTTATTCACCGGAAGTCCTTCCACCGTCGATGCACCCACATCCATTGTTCAGGGTGCTTTCTGACAATCTCTTCAAGCTTGTCGCAATAACTTTGCGTCAAATTCAGAGTCGTCTGGTCTTTATCATCAGTCACACACGAAGCCGTGTCCATCGCTGGCTCCACAACAACATGAAGTTTTTTGTCTTCCCCCTCGTAGGTATAGATGGGAAGGACCGGAGCCTTGGTTTTTTGCACGAACAGAGCTAGACCATAGGCTGTGCCTGTCTTTTTTCCAAAGAAGGAGGTCTCAATACCGAAGGGGCGACCCATAAACTGGTCCAGGACAAAGACCACCGCCGAGTTCTTTTTTAAGGCCTTCAAAATTTCAAAAGCGTTGTTAGGCGCGTGCGCATCGATGTACTGAACACCTTTCGCCCCGCGAATGGAAAACCACAGATCATCAAACCATTTGGTTTTAAATCTTTTCGTGATCAGGTTCACGCTCTGCCCGTTTAACACAATCGTGTTACAGGCAAGATCCCCATTCCCCAGGTGCAAAGTCAGGAAGAACATTCCTTTCCCGGCAGCCCGGGCATTTTCAACGTGCTCCCAGCCGTGAAACACCACATTCTTGGTGATCCACTCAGGCGTCACAGACGGAATGAAAAAGAATTCTGCAAAGTTATATCCCAATTGATAAACTGACTCACGCCCCACAGCTTTTCTTTGTTTGTCAGTCCATTCGGGGAAAGCCAGCTTCAGATTGTCCAGCACGATTTTTTTGCGGAAACCAAAGACATCAAACCACAAGAATCCCACCCAGGATCCGGATTTGCGCAGCCAGCGGCGCGGCACCAGCGAGCTGAAAAAAACCATCAGATTAACGAAGAACTTGAGTAATAATCTCATGAAGGCGTCCCTTCTTTCCTGCTTCAACCACTTCCAAAGAGGTGCTCCACAGGATGGAGGAGTCGTTGAACAAATGACGAAGTTTCACGGCATCTTTGCCGGTGGTCACCAGCATATCCGCCCCTGAAAGTTCGAAGGCTTCGGTGATGTTTTTCACATCCTGAGCCGTGTACTGATGATGATCGCGATAGTGCAGGCTCTGTTTGGAGACCTCTCCGATTTCGCCCATCATCTTTTCGAAAACATCGGGTCTTGCAATGGCTGAAACCAGGAACAGTTTTTTACCCTGAATTTCGCTGCGATTCAAAACCTGTCCGGTTTTGACGTTCTGGCACTTCTGAATCTCGTATCCGAAATAAAGTACTTCCTTGTCTTTGGGAAGTTTGGCCTCCAAAGCCTTCAAAGCATCCTCTGTGGCCAGATTGCATTTGGATAAAATCAAAACATCCGCACGCTGTATCCCCGCCCACGATTCACGGGCACGGCCTTCCGGCAGAACCTCGTAATTCGCCAGGCTTTCGGTCGCATCCAGAATGACGATATTCAAATCACGATGCAGGCGGCGGTGCTGGAATCCATCATCCACAATCAGCACATCATATTTATGAACTTCCGTGGAATAACGGGCCGTGCGCCATTTGCTGGGGCCCACGTACACTTTCACCTGGGGGTTGGCCTGAGCCAGCAACACCGGCTCGTCACCGAAGTAACGTGCGGCAAAGGGGTGATCCACATCCACCAGACAAGGCGAATCGGCATCCGCACGATAAGAGCGACTGATCACCGCCACTTTCTTGCCGTCAGCCACCAGCGACTTCAGACAATAATCAGTGATCGGTGTTTTTCCGGTCCCGCCCACTGTCAGATTTCCGATACTGATCACCGGCACCGGCGCCTTGTAGATGCCGAATACACCGCGGTCAAAGAGGCTGTTTTTAACCCCCACGACCTGATCATACAAAAATGACAGTGGACGAAGATATCTCATCAGACGAAGTACTCTTCCAGGGCTTTGACCACGCGTTCGGTCGCACCCTTGTCACCAAGATACTGACGAACCTGTCCCAGATCCGCGACGACAGAGTCGTGATACTTCTTATCCAGAACATAACGTTCCAGCTCAGCCGCCAAATTCTCGGCGGTCACTTCACTTTGGAACAGCTCTGGAACCGCTTCTTTGTTCAGAATCAAATTCACCAGACCAAAATACTTGGTCCCACGAACGAAGAGCTTCGCAAAAATACCCGTCAGCCACTTCATCTTGTACATGATGACCATGGGTTTTTTCAGCAAGCCCACTTGCAGGGTCGCTGTTCCTGAAGCCACCAGCATCATGTCCACCAGATGAATCATTCTAAACGGCTCATCCTTCAGCAACATATAAGGCAGTCGGAAATTTTCCAGACGGTCCTGCATGTACTCTTTCGTGAAGGTCGGAGCAGTCAGGATCAAAACTTTCAGATTCGGGAATTTCTTGGACAAAATCCGAGCCGCATCCAATTGAATGTCCAGATGCTGCTTCACTTCCAGACGACGGCTGCCCGGCATCAAGCCCAGCACGATTTCGTTGTCACGAATGCCGCACTGGTTGCGGTGAGTTTTGCGGTAATCAAGATCATCAATCAAACGCTCGTCCAATTCATCCAGAAGCGGATGACCGACGAACTCCACCGGCACCCCGTGCTCTTCATAGAAAGGCACTTCAAACGGGAACAAAACGAATACTTTTTTGCAGTACTTTTTGATCGTCTTCACACGGCCTTTGCGCCATGCCCACACCTGCGGGGAAATGTAGTAAACAACCGGGATTCCCAATGCGTGCAGTTTTTTTGCCAGCATCAGGTTGAATTCCGGATAGTCCATCACGATCGCCACTTTCGGACGGCGCTTTTCAGCCTCCGCCACCAGGCTGTCAAAAACACTTTTCAGATGAGAATAAGCACTGATGATTTCGGCGGCACCGACCACGGCCATCTCTTCGGATTTACCCAGGCGTTCAAAGCCGATGTCTTCCATATCCTGGCTGCCCACGCCGAAAGCATGAACCTTGCGGCCTTTGCGCTTCCAGGCTTCCAGAATTCTTTGGGCATAGGTCACACTGGAGGCTTCCGCCGCCACAATCAGAACCTGATCCATCAGCCCTCAATCATTCTCTGCACGTCTTCGATGGCTTTCAGGGCCTTCAACCCGTCAAGACCTGTGACCACAGGTTTTTTATTATTCAAAACACAGTCGATGAAAGCATCCGTTTCCCTTTGCAGGGCATCGGCTTTTTCAACGGACCACTTGGTGACCGTCAGGAACTCATCACCACCCGGACCCGGAACCACTTTTTCAAGTTCCAAAGTGCCAGTCTGGGCAAACAGGGTGCAATCATCCTGCAAAACGCGAATGGATCGCTGGGCCACCGGAGACACACGGCTGACATTGATCATCACCTGCATGCCATTTTTCATTTTGAAAGACACAGAGGCGGTATCCAGCTCTTTGGAAATAAGCTTGGTGCCGGTGCCGTTCATGGACTCAATTTCAGAACCCGTCAGCCAGAACAACAGATCCATGTCGTGGATCATCAGGTCGTGCAAAACGCTGACATCGGAACCGCGCTTGTTGTAAGGCGCCATGCGGTTCAGCTCGATGAATTTTGGATTCTTCAGATGCTTTTGCAGATCATTGATCGCCGGGTTGAATCTTTCGATATGCCCGACGGCCACTTTCACATTCTTTTTTTCAGCCAAAGCCAGAAGCTCTTCAGCCTGCTGAACGGTGGCGGTGATCGGCTTTTCAACGTTCACATGAACGCCGTTTTCCACGAACAACTTTGCCAGTTCAAAGTGACTCAGCGTACTTGCCGCAATGGTCACCAGATCCACATGACCAATCAAATCCTGGGGCTTGTGGAAGCTTTTTACCCCCAGCTCCATGGCGATTTTATCAGCCTGTGCCGGGAAGTGATCACACACCCCGACCAGTTCCACGTTCGGATTGTTTTTGTATTTCTGAGCGTGGAATTTACCCAGGTAACCAACCCCGATAACCGCGCCACGAAGTTTATTACTCATCGTCCTGCCATCCTTTAGGGCTTCTGTCCACGGCGATACCGCGTTTGGAAGAGCGAATGAAGTTCACGAAGTACTCAATGTTCGGGCTCATCGTGCACTCGTTCAGGATGCGTTCAATGCCTTCCTCAACGGTGTGAGAACCCATGATGATGATACGGATGGCTTTGTGCACGTTTGCGATTTCTTCACGTGGGAAGCCTTTGCGCGCCAGACCGATCTTGTTGGTCGCGCGGATTGTCGCGTAAGTGCCCTGAGCACGACAGAACGGCAGGATGTCCTTGTTCACGATGGAAGAACCCGCCACGAAAGCACCACGGCCCACTTTGGTGAACTGGTTGAAGGCGCACACGCCCCCGATGGTCACACCGTCTTCAATTTCACAGTGTCCGCCCAAATGGGAGTTGTTGGCGATGGTGACATTGTTGCCGACTTTGCAGTCATGCCCGATGTGCGTGTAAGCCATGAAGTAGCCGTTGTTGCCGATTTCTGTTTTGCCGTCACCCTTGCTGGTCGCAAGATTGGCGGTGGAGAATTCACGGAACGTGTTGTTGTTACCGATAATCAATTTGGTTGGTTCACCTTTGTAGGAAAGGTCCTGAGGAGCCCCTCCGATTACAGCACCGGGACAGAAATGATTGTTTTCGCCGATTTCGATAATGCCGTGACGGGAACCCAGTGTCACATGACCTTCGACGAATGTGCCTTTGCCAATAAAACCTTTGCCTTGAATCAAACAGTAAGGGCCGATTTCAACATCGTCGGCGATTTGGATGTCCGGAGAAATAACACTGCTTGAATGAATCTTATAATTTGCCATGAACTTCTATTCCTAAACTAAAAAAGGGCCTTTGCAGGCCCTTTCGTTTTCTTATCAACTACTTTTCTTTTTCGAAGGCCGCGATTACTTCAGTTGTCAGGTCCGCATCCGCAGTTGCGTAAAGAACCATTTGAGAGTTCTCCAGCACCAGAGTGTAACCTTTGTCTTTCGCAAGTTTCGCGATCACTTTTTTCATTTTCTCAAGAATCGGAGCTGTCAGCTCGCGCTCTTTTTTCTGAATTTCGATCTGGCTTTTACCAACCACATCACGATACTTCAGCATTTCTTCCTGGAATTCAGCTTGTTTTTTACCAAGCGCTTCTTCAGAAAGAACAGACTTTTTCTTTTCCAGGTCTTCACCCATCTTTTTCAAGTCTGCTTCTTTTTTCTCCAGCTCTTTTTTCTTTTTGTTGAACTCTGTTTCAAGTTCCGTTTTTGCTTTCTTACCCGCAGAAGTGGACTGAATAGCTTTTTGCATATCAACAAATCCAACTTTTGCCTGAGCTTGTGCCAAAGATGCCGTCAGTAGCATGCTCAACACGATCAACATTTTCTTCATTCCAAATCCTCCTTAAAAGGTTTTAAAAATAATTTTGTACTGGTTCAGCTACGCGGGCAAAGCCCGCTGCGCTCTCCCGGCCCAGCCGGCTAAGTCTAGCTACGGCGCCCAGAGGGCGCCTGCGCTTCCTGCGCCCGGGCGCGCTTAGAAACTAGGCCCGATGGAGAATTCGAAGACGGTGGCGTCTTGGTAAGCTGGGTTGCGGTTCAGTGGGAAGCCCCATTCGAAGCGCAATACACCAATTGGTGAATACCAGCGAATACCGAAGCCGACGTCCGCGAAGAAGTTATTGTCTGAAAGGACATCATCCGCGGCACCGATATCGAAGAATCCAGCACCCATGATGCCAGCTTCTTTAACCAAAGGGAACTGTAATTCCGTCTGGTACATGGCCTGCTGAACGCCCCCGTAGAAACGCCAAGCTTTCTCACGAGCTTCCGCCTCGGACTTACCCTCGGCGATCAGATCGTTATAGATCATCTCAGAGAACTTCATTTTACCCACGCGATAGGATCTATAACCACGCAAAGAGTATGGTCCACCCAGAAGGTACAATTCAGAGAACGGAACTTCCTGACCATCCAACCCGTCGATACGGGAATATTGGATGTTATTTCGCCACACTACGTCCCAGAACAGGTTCTTATAGTATCTGAAGTTGGCGTTACCGCGAGTATACTTCAGATCTCCACCCAGACCGGCGTATTCATAAGACGCGCTGGAATAGATCCCTTTGGTCGGCATCTGACGGTCATTACGCGTGTCATATTCAACAGTTCCAGTCATGGAGCTGGTCACACCGGAAGCCGATTCCAACGGGAACAGATCCGGATCCGTGATCAACTTGCCTTCACTGTCGTATTTTTTAGACAGTTTGGTGTCGTCATATTTGTACTTCAGGAAACCACGCGTGTACTCAGCCAGCGGGTGACCCAAACGAATTGCACCACCTGTGTGATTTTCGTCATAGTCCACACGTCCAGTGTTCGCGCTTTGATAAAGATCCGCCCCCAAAGACCAAAGGGTGTCTCGGAAGTACGGCTCAGTGAAGGACAAGCTGTAGTAACTGCCCGTGTTGCTCAAATTCAAGGACGCGCCCAGATTCTGACCTTTACCCAGGAAGTTCGCCTGACTGATGGAACCCTGCAAAGTGAAACCCTGGGAAGTACCGTACCCGGCACCCAACTGGATCTGACCGGTGTTACGCTCTTTCACGGAAATGTCCACGTTCATAACTTCCGTGCGTTCCGGATCGATGGAGGTCTTGAAGTTCACCTCCTCAAAGAAGCCCAGACGCTGGATGTTTTCCAAAGACTGACGACGGCGCGTTTCGTTGTACAGCTCGCCCTCATGAACTTTCAACTCACGACGGATGACCTTGTCACGGGTCTTGGAGTTGCCGACCATGTTGATCTTACCGAAGTAAACTTTGTTACCCTTGTCGAATTCAAACACCAGATCCACGCGACGTTCTTTGTCGTTGAAACGAGTGCGCGGAATAACGTTGGCATAGGCATAGCCCAAGTCACCATACTTCGCCGTCAGATCACTGATGTCTTTTTGCAACACATCGTAAGCAAAAACGCCGTTGTCATCGATCTTGATCACTTCGCGCAATTCGGATTTCGGGAACAAAAGATCGCCGGCAAAATCCACGTCGCCGACATTGTACTGCTCACCCTCTTCAATTCGGATGGTGATATAAATGTTCTTTTTATCCGGTGTCACCGTCACCTGCGGACGATCAACCTTGGCTTGAACATAACCCTGATTCCAGTAAAGGAAGCGAAGGATCTGAACATCACGTTCAAACATCTCCTGCTTGTACTGACCAGAGCCGCTGATGCCAGAGAAGAAGCCGCCCTCTTGAGTCAGCATCTTGCTTTTCAGCGAGCTGTCACCCATGTGGTTGTTACCCAGGAAGGTGATCTTTTTAACTTTTACTTTATCATTTTCACGGATCTTAAAGACCAGACGGACAGTTTCGTCTTTGGTGACCTCTTGAACTTCTGAATCAATCTTGGCCAGGAAGAAACCCTTGTCTTCATAAAGCTTTTGGATTTTCTCCACCGCTTCTTTAACTTTGGCCATATTCAAAAGCTGGTAAGGCTTGATGCCTGTGGCATCGGCAATATCTTCAGACTTTACTTCACTGTTGCCTTCATAAGTGATTTCAACTACAGAAGGTTTTTCCAAAACAGTGTACGTCAGCGTGACGTCTTTGCCGGTGGTCTTGCGATCCACTTGGATGTCGTTGAAGAAGCCCAGATTGAACAACGCCTGCACATCTTCACGGATGTGCTGAGTGCTGTACTGCTCGCCCACTTTGGTGGTGATCTTTGCAAGAATGGCGTCTTTTTCAATTTTACGATTGCCGGCAACTTCGATGGTTTTAACGATCAAACCGGATGTCGCATCCGATGCTTCCGCAGCCGCAACAGGAGCTTTGGCCTTGGCGTTTTTCTTTTTGGCAGGCTGAGCTACCACCGTCGAAGTCATGAATGTGATTAACAGTGCACAAAGAAGCTTACTCAAAGTTCCCATTCCCCGTTATTTTTTAAAAATCTATAAGATTTTTAAGTACTTACAATTTAGACAAGGAATCGTAACTTAAGACCAAGGTCCTGTCAAAGCCACCAGACAAGCAAATCGACTTTTTTAGCCGCAAAGCACAAGCAAATCATGAAGATAGCCCCAGGGCCTTAAGACTGCCATTGACCGTCTTTCATTCTGTACACCTTCGGAAACCTGGTGGCGAAGGTCAGATCGTGAGTCACGATAACCAGGGCCAATTTCATTTCTTCCTTCAGACGGAAGAACAGCTCCTGAATCTTTCCACTGGTGTGGGAATCCAAATTCCCTGTCGGCTCATCGGCGAACAGAATCTTTGGATGGCGCACCAAGGCACGAGCAATGGCTACGCGCTGCAACTCACCCCCAGAAAGCTGGTTCGGATGATGGTCGGCGCGGTCCGCAAGGCCCATGAAATTCAAAAGGTGCAGCGCCTTTTCTTTGGCCACCTTGATAGACTCCCCACCCACACGACAGGGGATCATGACGTTTTCAAGAGCATTGAATTCACTTAAGAGATGGTGGAACTGAAAGACGAAGCCCATCTCCGAGTTGCGGAAGCGGGACAGCTCATCATCACTCATCGCCAGAAGATCGCGACCTTCACAATACAGCTCGCCCTTATTCGGACGATCCAAAGTTCCCATGATCTGCAACAAAGTCGATTTGCCAGCACCGGAAGCCCCAAGAATCGCAAACGCCTCGCCCTCGCGGATATCCAGACTGACACCACGAAGAATTTCAAGCTCACCGACCCCTTGGGTATAGGATTTGTGAATGTCCACGGCACGCAAAAGAATATTTTCGCTATTCACTTCGAAGTCCCTCCACCGGTTCCAGCTTCGCCCCGCGACGTGCCGGCGCAATTGTGGCAATCAAACAGATCACAAGTGTTGCAATACAGATGGCCACGCCATCCACGAAACGGATTTGCAGTTCGATATTTTCCAGACGATAGACCTCGCCGGAAATCAGACTTAAACGCCCCTGCATAAATTCAAACAAATAGGCGATACCGACACCCAGGACAAACCCCAGCACCAGCCCCACCACGCCCATGAACAGCCCCTGACAGACAAAGATCTTCATGATGTCTTTTTGTGACAGGCCCACGGTTTTAAGAATGGCGATATCTTTGAAGCGACGAACGACATTTACAAACAAAGTTGCCGACACATTGAACGCCGCCACGATGGTGATCACCAGCACAACAAAGAAGATCCCCGGACGCTCGACATTGATGGCTTCAAAAAGGTTTTCATTGGCATCACGCCAGTCACGCA
Coding sequences within it:
- a CDS encoding DUF3108 domain-containing protein; its protein translation is MNKLLLGALVSLFLVSCSTSFLKYEKADQLKKNEEFEGAVTIVKPQTEAPPEGAAESTAAEPAAAKSETPGTADKSAAKTSAKAPGKTSAKPTGKAAEKTDVKASAKTAAAPAGKPAAKTTKSAKTETAASEPAARQPDIEDSEGFNGRRPVNDPFRVGEEVVHDVHYFKVSAGELRMKVEPFAMVNNRKSYTFAVEIRTSSLFSSFYSVEDRVETFVDYEDLVPRVFQLHVKESGQLREAKMLFDVEKNTATFWEKKVTKDHGEEEKKQNWEILPYTQNVYSAIYYMRNFKWETGKEYSFRVGNDNENLVFSGKALRREVLNTKLGPIKAIVVQPKITLKGKLNPIGDNFIWLSDDDRKFILRIESKIKIGTLVSEVVEIKPGK
- the bamA gene encoding outer membrane protein assembly factor BamA, producing the protein MGTLSKLLCALLITFMTSTVVAQPAKKKNAKAKAPVAAAEASDATSGLIVKTIEVAGNRKIEKDAILAKITTKVGEQYSTQHIREDVQALFNLGFFNDIQVDRKTTGKDVTLTYTVLEKPSVVEITYEGNSEVKSEDIADATGIKPYQLLNMAKVKEAVEKIQKLYEDKGFFLAKIDSEVQEVTKDETVRLVFKIRENDKVKVKKITFLGNNHMGDSSLKSKMLTQEGGFFSGISGSGQYKQEMFERDVQILRFLYWNQGYVQAKVDRPQVTVTPDKKNIYITIRIEEGEQYNVGDVDFAGDLLFPKSELREVIKIDDNGVFAYDVLQKDISDLTAKYGDLGYAYANVIPRTRFNDKERRVDLVFEFDKGNKVYFGKINMVGNSKTRDKVIRRELKVHEGELYNETRRRQSLENIQRLGFFEEVNFKTSIDPERTEVMNVDISVKERNTGQIQLGAGYGTSQGFTLQGSISQANFLGKGQNLGASLNLSNTGSYYSLSFTEPYFRDTLWSLGADLYQSANTGRVDYDENHTGGAIRLGHPLAEYTRGFLKYKYDDTKLSKKYDSEGKLITDPDLFPLESASGVTSSMTGTVEYDTRNDRQMPTKGIYSSASYEYAGLGGDLKYTRGNANFRYYKNLFWDVVWRNNIQYSRIDGLDGQEVPFSELYLLGGPYSLRGYRSYRVGKMKFSEMIYNDLIAEGKSEAEAREKAWRFYGGVQQAMYQTELQFPLVKEAGIMGAGFFDIGAADDVLSDNNFFADVGFGIRWYSPIGVLRFEWGFPLNRNPAYQDATVFEFSIGPSF
- a CDS encoding ABC transporter ATP-binding protein, with protein sequence MNSENILLRAVDIHKSYTQGVGELEILRGVSLDIREGEAFAILGASGAGKSTLLQIMGTLDRPNKGELYCEGRDLLAMSDDELSRFRNSEMGFVFQFHHLLSEFNALENVMIPCRVGGESIKVAKEKALHLLNFMGLADRADHHPNQLSGGELQRVAIARALVRHPKILFADEPTGNLDSHTSGKIQELFFRLKEEMKLALVIVTHDLTFATRFPKVYRMKDGQWQS
- the lpxK gene encoding tetraacyldisaccharide 4'-kinase, whose product is MRYLRPLSFLYDQVVGVKNSLFDRGVFGIYKAPVPVISIGNLTVGGTGKTPITDYCLKSLVADGKKVAVISRSYRADADSPCLVDVDHPFAARYFGDEPVLLAQANPQVKVYVGPSKWRTARYSTEVHKYDVLIVDDGFQHRRLHRDLNIVILDATESLANYEVLPEGRARESWAGIQRADVLILSKCNLATEDALKALEAKLPKDKEVLYFGYEIQKCQNVKTGQVLNRSEIQGKKLFLVSAIARPDVFEKMMGEIGEVSKQSLHYRDHHQYTAQDVKNITEAFELSGADMLVTTGKDAVKLRHLFNDSSILWSTSLEVVEAGKKGRLHEIITQVLR
- the lpxB gene encoding lipid-A-disaccharide synthase, which gives rise to MDQVLIVAAEASSVTYAQRILEAWKRKGRKVHAFGVGSQDMEDIGFERLGKSEEMAVVGAAEIISAYSHLKSVFDSLVAEAEKRRPKVAIVMDYPEFNLMLAKKLHALGIPVVYYISPQVWAWRKGRVKTIKKYCKKVFVLFPFEVPFYEEHGVPVEFVGHPLLDELDERLIDDLDYRKTHRNQCGIRDNEIVLGLMPGSRRLEVKQHLDIQLDAARILSKKFPNLKVLILTAPTFTKEYMQDRLENFRLPYMLLKDEPFRMIHLVDMMLVASGTATLQVGLLKKPMVIMYKMKWLTGIFAKLFVRGTKYFGLVNLILNKEAVPELFQSEVTAENLAAELERYVLDKKYHDSVVADLGQVRQYLGDKGATERVVKALEEYFV
- a CDS encoding OmpH family outer membrane protein — translated: MKKMLIVLSMLLTASLAQAQAKVGFVDMQKAIQSTSAGKKAKTELETEFNKKKKELEKKEADLKKMGEDLEKKKSVLSEEALGKKQAEFQEEMLKYRDVVGKSQIEIQKKERELTAPILEKMKKVIAKLAKDKGYTLVLENSQMVLYATADADLTTEVIAAFEKEK
- the lpxA gene encoding acyl-ACP--UDP-N-acetylglucosamine O-acyltransferase: MANYKIHSSSVISPDIQIADDVEIGPYCLIQGKGFIGKGTFVEGHVTLGSRHGIIEIGENNHFCPGAVIGGAPQDLSYKGEPTKLIIGNNNTFREFSTANLATSKGDGKTEIGNNGYFMAYTHIGHDCKVGNNVTIANNSHLGGHCEIEDGVTIGGVCAFNQFTKVGRGAFVAGSSIVNKDILPFCRAQGTYATIRATNKIGLARKGFPREEIANVHKAIRIIIMGSHTVEEGIERILNECTMSPNIEYFVNFIRSSKRGIAVDRSPKGWQDDE
- a CDS encoding Gfo/Idh/MocA family protein, producing MSNKLRGAVIGVGYLGKFHAQKYKNNPNVELVGVCDHFPAQADKIAMELGVKSFHKPQDLIGHVDLVTIAASTLSHFELAKLFVENGVHVNVEKPITATVQQAEELLALAEKKNVKVAVGHIERFNPAINDLQKHLKNPKFIELNRMAPYNKRGSDVSVLHDLMIHDMDLLFWLTGSEIESMNGTGTKLISKELDTASVSFKMKNGMQVMINVSRVSPVAQRSIRVLQDDCTLFAQTGTLELEKVVPGPGGDEFLTVTKWSVEKADALQRETDAFIDCVLNNKKPVVTGLDGLKALKAIEDVQRMIEG
- a CDS encoding lysophospholipid acyltransferase family protein; this translates as MRLLLKFFVNLMVFFSSLVPRRWLRKSGSWVGFLWFDVFGFRKKIVLDNLKLAFPEWTDKQRKAVGRESVYQLGYNFAEFFFIPSVTPEWITKNVVFHGWEHVENARAAGKGMFFLTLHLGNGDLACNTIVLNGQSVNLITKRFKTKWFDDLWFSIRGAKGVQYIDAHAPNNAFEILKALKKNSAVVFVLDQFMGRPFGIETSFFGKKTGTAYGLALFVQKTKAPVLPIYTYEGEDKKLHVVVEPAMDTASCVTDDKDQTTLNLTQSYCDKLEEIVRKHPEQWMWVHRRWKDFR